The genomic region tattacagaatttcaCCTTGAACTACCTCGTCGGTCTCGGCGCTGAAAAATCCAAGCTTCTGATCGGCATCCCGCTATACGGGCAGTCTTACCGACTTTCGACGGCGAGCCAAGCCGAACTGGGTGATCCCTCGACTGGTCCCGGCAAGCCGGGAGAATTCACAAAGCAACCTGGAATGTTGGCGTATTACGAGATTTGCGATAGGATCAAGCGGCACAAGTGGAAAGCGGGAGTCGGTAAGTAACTATGAATGATGTATCTCAAATATGATATTCTCACAAAAGTATTCATACTTGTATATTCcgtattaaatcaataaaacttTAGGACCAAGTGCTCACTTCGAGGATCAGTGGGTAGGTTACGAAGATCGAGAAAGCGTCTACGCTAAGGGCAAATACATTATAGCAAATGGTTATGGCGGGGCTACAATGTGGACTGTCGACCTAGATGATTTTCAAAATCTCTGCTGTTTGGAGTCGTATCCTCTACTGAAAACTATAAATCGCGCGCTAGGtgcgtattatatttttattagcattaacgcttttactaaattttataaaagctaacgttatatatttattattacatatgctatcattttttaaatatatattacatttaacgtTTTCTCGAATAGttttgacataattattttgatcgaCAGGTCGTTTGTTGACTCCCATTTCGGAGGGCTGCGAGCGTCCACCGCAGCCCGTGACACCCCAAGCACCGATCCTAACTACTCACAGTGACGCTGCGGACGGTAATCCGCAATCCACCACGCCAATGACAACGTCTAGCACCAAAGCGACCACGTGGCCCACGTGGACGGAGAGACCGATCACCACGACGACTCAACAGACGACCAGAACCACATGGCCATCGTGGATCTGGACCAGCCAGAAGCCCACCAATATTCCGGAAAGTGTGACAAAGCCTAGCGAAATTACAAAACCAAGCACAACGCCTAGCAGCACCACGAGGTAAgcgaatattttagaaaaaagttacgATGACCCATCTCTCtatatttctcttttcatttttaagcCAGGAGAATCcaaaatgatttacaaaatttagCATTTACTTATTACcatgtaaaatacttttatattaattataattcagcTGCAGCTCGTTGAAAGAGCTCTTCTCTAtcgaaaaaattattcataacaGAGCACCGACTACGCGGCCGACTACGACGCAGGAACCGATTGCTACCAGTCCGGAAACAAACTGTATCAATGGCGAGTATTACCGCGATCCCACAAACTGCGGAAATTATTACAGATGTGACCGCGGCGAATTGAAACGCGAACAATGTGCACCAGGATTGCACTGGGACGCGAATCGACAACTGTGCGATTGGCCATCGGCGGCTAAATGTCAAACTGGTAAGACTACTCATTCTTATTAATCGGATTCGCTAATTCTTGATCGGCCTTTCCGTCTCTCCCTCCTTTTATTTGCCAGAAAAATGGTCCATGATTACACAGCTTGAATCAGACGAGGTAATAATTGGCGCGCAAATTGGACGTTTGATACGAGATCTCACGCAATGAAATATGAATCACATCTCTGTGAGGTTCATGACACTAAGTCATTAAGCTTAACGAGAAAATTATCGTAGCGACATTGACTTTAACAATCCATAAAAATTATTGCGATAAGCGAGCACGTGGATAAACACGGGGGCAAACCTGTTTGCGTGTCGCGCGTATGCAAATACCGTCGCGTATCCACATATCTTCTCCTTAACTGTCGCCTCCGGACAAGGAGCCTTCTTGCATCCTCTCCCTTGTAACTGTACGCCACAAAGCGAAGAAGATCGCTGGCATTGGTAAGGATACAAGCAACTCCGACTCGTTCGCTCACGTTACGTCTGCGAAAGCCATGGCCTTCCTATTTCAGCATTTCTGCGcgatattgatttttctttttctaaactGCATCACGCAACAGGGAGCATACAACGTTTCTTCCCGAGGTGCCAATTTAATCTatcttaatgtttaatttttattatatagaatatgACGTGCGTTTCAtacattctcatttttttttcagattcgAGTTCGACGACAAGCAGTCCTTCATGGAGTTCAACGAAAAGGCCATCCACTACAACCACCAGAGTTACCAGACCGACGTCGACGACAActacgataacgacgacgacgacgacgacgacgatggcaaCCACGAAGCTCACTACGTCGAAACCTGCTGTTGTTATGGGACCGACGCAAAAACCGCAAAAGCCATGTCAACATGGGCAATATTATCCCTATCCGAATTCATGCACGAGTTTCCTGGTTTGCGTGAATGGTGATCTCGTTTCGCAACAGTGCGGTCCAGGCTTAAACTGGAATACCGAGAAAAACATGTGCGATTGGGCTTTCAAGAGCCCATGTGCCGAGAAACCTCACAAGAATGCCCTGCTCGTGGATAAGGATACTGCTCCGGCCGtaagtaatataaatagataaataaatagtgCTAAacgccacacacacacacacacacacacacacacacacacacacatacattcgAATGTTAATATATACGGCTATTAACATAAACGTTCTTTGTGCATCCGGCTCATCcatcattttaattcattcgTCGCATGATGATAGTTTGATAATTGATACTgatatcaagtattattatcACAATTACTTTAGGCTTGCATCTCCGGCAGCTACAGCGCCGTACCGGGTGACTGCACAAGCTATCAGGCGTGTCTTTGGGGTCGTCAAGAGGTGTTTAGTTGCGCGCCGGGTTTGCACTTTAACCAGGAGACTCGTATCTGCGATTGGCCGTCTCGAGCAAAATGTACAGATGACGATGGCGACAAAGAAATCACCACGCAACCGGCAACGACAATCACGTCCTCTCGGCCATCAATTCCGCAGAAACCGACCACCCAACCAGCATTTACTACGGAAACGGTATCGACTACGTCGACCATGAGTCAACCTACGTCAACTTTGCCTCCAGCGATTATAGACCCCGACAAGGTGTCCCCGCTGTCCGGCTATTACAAAGTTGTGTGCTATTTCACCAACTGGGCTTGGTACCGTCGTGGAATAGGCCGTTACCTGCCGGAACATATCGATCACACTCTGTGCACGCATATCGTGTACGGTTTTGCGGTGCTCGACTATTCTGAACTGGTGATCAAGGCGCACGATTCTTGGGCAGACTACGACAATCGTTTTTACGAGCGAGTGGTGGCATATAAAAAGCGAGGTCTCAAAGTGCTTCTCGCGCTAGGCGGATGGAACGATTCGGCCGGCGACAAATACAGCCGATTGGTGAATAGTCCATCATCTAGGAAGAAATTCATCAATCATGTTATTCAGTTTATTGAAAAGTATGGTTTTGATGGATTAGATTTGGATTGGGAGTATCCTGTTTGCTGGCAGGtgaacttatttttttatttcttttacgtttAATAATATTGAGTAAAAGCATTcgaatttttgtttatcattttcgTATACGTACgcgttatctttttttttattgtatctctataaaagtattttaaataatgtttcaagacttaaatataaaatctattattacgtaacattatttcaagttttatttcttgcatataaatttataataatttttatttctcatcaACTTTCCAAAATTTGGCAATAGGTGAATTGCAACAAGGGCCCAGATTCGGATAAAGAGAGCTTTGCAGCTCTATTGCGGGAATTAAGCGCTGAATTCAAGCCAAAGGGATTGCTCCTCTCGGCAGCGGTCTCACCGAGTAAGAAAGTGATCGACAAAGGTTACGATGTGCCGGCATTGGCCAAGTATCTGGACTGGATCGCCGTCATGGCATACGACTATCACGGCCAATGGGATAAACGAACTGGCCATGTCGCGCCCTTGTATTATCACCCGGATGATGAGTTCTACTATTTCAACGGTAACTATTCGATCAATTATTGGATCTCGAAGGGCGCGCCACCCAGAAGCATCGTAATGGGTATGCCGTTGTACGGACAATCTTTCACAATCAACGATCCAAGAGCTGGAACTGGTCTGAATTCTCCGGCAAGTGCCGGAAACGCTGGGGAGTTCACCAGAGCTGCTGGTTTTCTGTCTTACTACGAGATCTGCGATCGAGTGCGTAATCGCGGTTGGACGGTGGTACAGGATGCCGAGGGTAGAATGGGCCCATACGCCTACAAGGGCAGTCAATGGGTCAGTTTTGATGACAAGGAGATGATCAGGCGGAAAGCGCAGTTCGTGCGCGACATGGGTCTGGGTGGTGGTATGGTATGGGCTCTGGATTTGGACGATTTCCGTGGACGGTGTAACGATGGGCCCCATCCATTAATGCGCACAATCCAACAAGTGTTAGCGGAACCATCGAAGAAGCACGACAAGCCTTTGAAGCCAGCATCGAGTCCACCACCGATAACACCAATAACTGTCAGGCCTACGCAAGCGATACGACCAACTACTACAGTGGATCGCGGTACACAGGACAGTTCCAAGAACGAAGATGAATTTAAAGTTATCTGCTATTTTACTAATTGGGCCTGGTATCGACAGGAGGGTGGCAAATTCGTGCCGGAAGATATAGATCCCGATCTCTGTACTCACGTGCTTTACGGATTCTCCGTGCTCGACGGTAGCAGTTTAACGATAAAGTCCCACGATCCCTGGGCTGACATAGATAACAAATTTTACGAGAGGGTGGTAGAGTTTAAGAAAAAAGGTCTGAAGGTGCTAATGGCGCTGGGTGGTTGGAACGATTCGGCTGGTGATAAGTACAGCAAACTGGTGAATTCGCCGTCAGCCAGGCGAAGATTCATTACGCAAGCTCTTGACTTTATCGAAAAATATGGTTTCGAGGGTCTCGATCTCGATTGGGAATATCCGGTATGCTGGCAAGTGGACTGCAACAAGGGCCCGGAATCTGACAAGCAAAGCTTCGCTGAATTCGTGAAGGAACTGAGCGACGAATTTAAGCCGCGAGGATTGCTTCTCTCTGCAGCCGTCTCGCCGAGTAAAAGGGTAATCGACGCGGGATACGACGTTCCCGTCTTGTCTAAATACCTGGACTGGATATCCGTGATGACGTACGACTTCCATGGTCAATGGGACAAGAAGACAGGCCACGTAGCACCATTGTACGGTCTTCCGAACGACTGGGAACCGACATTTAATGCGGTAAGCTTTATTTCGAGGATTATTTTTCAGGAAAGTTATTAACAATTTCGggaattgtaaaaacaattaattctTTGTCATTAGAACTTTTCGATTCACTATTGGATAGAAAAAGGTGCAAATCCGAAAAAAATAGTTATGGGCGCTCCATTGTATGGACAATCATTTTCACTTGCGGAGAGAAAAGTACATGGATTAAATGCACCAACTTATGGCGGCGGCGAAGCTGGAGAGGCGACCAGAGCAAGAGGTTTCTTGTCATATTACGAGGtcagtattaaaaagaaaattaaaaatagtgtaaataaataacagcaaataagtttctaataaaaaaatataattttaacatccTAATAAATATCTGCCATTTTGTTTTATGACAGATATGTGAAAGAACGTTGAAGAAGGGATGGACAATTGTTcaagatagagagagaagaaTTGGTCCCTATGCCTACAAAGGTGACCAATGGGTGAGTTTTGATGACGCTCAACAAATCAAACTGAAGGCAGAACTGATAAAAAAACTTGGCCTCGCCGGTGGTATGGTTTGGGCCTTGGATCTGGACGACTTTAAGAACAGATGCGGCTGCGAGCCTAGTCCGCTATTGAGGACGATGAATCGAGTTTTGAGGAACTATCCAAAGGGTCCGCTGTGTCCTATTACGGAAGGtaaatctattaatataattttcaaacaaaacaaaaaagttatttcaaactGATATAATGTGCAATACatggaaaaatatataacttgaatctgttaaaaaatttaactattgaTTATAACCTTCTGTACGTGTTTGTGactcttttacaaaattttggtatCATTTCTTATGATTGATAGGTACAGAAGTGATTGTAATCGATGTCAGCCAAACCGACATCGAATCTACAACGACCACCAAACGTCCAATATATGAGCCCACTACGTCAGAAAAACCAATATATCTTCCACCATCAACAGTTCCAACAACAACGACTGAAGATCCAAATATCGACGATACCATCGAGATCGAAGCCAGCCCGCCACCTCCGGCGGATTGCGGAGGACAGTTATTCATACCGCACAAAGACGACTGCACCAAGTATTATCTGTGCAACTTCGGCAAGATCTCGGAACAGTCCTGTCCACCTGGACTTTACTGGAACGAAGACCGATGCGACTGGCCGGAGAACACTAAGTGCAAAACTGCTGAACGTCAAGTACGTATCGCAATGAATAAATCTTTGATCagtttaatacaaatataaagcaacgtgaaaaaaaaaacgccaaaTTTGTTCTGTCGATTTCGTAGAGCAGCCTATCGCCGAGATTTAAACGCTCCGAGAATGTAAAGAATGAGAAAAAGGTGGTTTGTTACTATACGAATTGGGCTTGGAGGCGGGCAAGCTTCGGCAGCTTCAAACCCGAGGACATTGACGGCCAGCTCTGCACACACATCGTGTACGCCTTCGCTACGCTGGACGCGCAAACATTTCTCCTGAACATCGACGATTCTACCGAGTTTTACAGGAGCTTTCTCAACAAAACGGCGGAAATTAAAAGAAGTAACGACGTTAAGGTGCTGCTCGGTCTAGGTGGATGGAACGACTCAAAGGACGACAAGTACAGCAGATTGGCGGGCGATCCGCAATCTAGAAAAAATTTCGCCGGATATGTCGAAGGAGTCATCGAGCAGTATGGATTCGATGGTCTGGATCTTGATTGGGAGTTTCCCGTATGCTGGCAGGTAAACGTTCTTACGAAACAATACGCCCAAGACGACGATCCGAAATGAAACTCAACTTGAGTGTTAACCCTCAACCTAAGTTGCTTTATTTAGGAGTTAACATTCAATTTCAAACTTGATTTTAACTTCTCTCAAATTTGCTGTTTATCAATAGAAATTGGAATATTAtacaattgaattaaaaaaagcaaatgtCTCGGACAGGGTGACTGTAGCCGCGGTCCTCGTCAGGACAGGGAGAACTTCCTCGGATTACTACGAGATCTCAGCGAGGCGTTAACACCTAAAGGACTCCTATTGTCCATCGCGGTCTCGGCGAACAAGATCGCCGTCGACCGAGGCTACGTCAACATTTCGCAGATAGCACAGTACGTAGACTGGGTCGGCGTGGTGGCGTACGACTATCATTCTGGCTGGGGAAGCGAAACCGGTCACGTCGCGTCGCTCTATCATCACCCCGATGAAATCAGTCCGTTCCTGAACGCGAACTTCTCCGTGAGGTATTGGATCAAAAAGGGTATGCCAGCTGAGAAGATCGTCATGGGCATACCCACCTACGGATCGAGCTTCACCTTAGCCGAAGAATCGCAGAATCAGGTCCGCGCGAACGCGTCCGGACCCGGAGAACCTGGCAAATTCACGAGATCGGCCGGTTTCCTGGCTTACCACGAGGTAAGAGCCAACAACGCTGTATAAATCGAATCGCGACAATACTGTTAGACGTTTTTCACTCTTTAACGTTGTGCAGATATGCGATAACGTGAAGAACGACGGTTGGGTCGTGACGAAGGATCCGGAGGGCCGCGTAGGACCGTACGCGTCGAAACACGATCAATGGGTTAGCTACGACGACGTATCCAATGTAGTGAAAAAGGTATGTATGCGACGTACGAGAATCACGTTATACGCGTTCAGACATATACACGATGCATTTCTGTTTGACAAACGTGTCGTGATTCATTAAGCAAACGCGATTGCGAACTCACGATGGTCATCCAGCTTGATGTCTCGCAAGCTGGAAACTCTCGATTCGTTTGCTTAAACGCGCTCACTTGTTTGTTCCTGTCGAGTTACTTTATTAAATCATCATTTCACGCTTATCAGGCTGAGTTGATAAAGGAGCTGAATCTCGGCGGCGGAATGATCTGGTCCATGGACCTGGACGACTTCAAAGGCCTGTGCGGCTGCGGAAGGTTTCCGCTCCTGACGGCCCTGAATCGCGGACTCGGCAAAGGGGACGGCAACACGACGGACTGCACTTGAATTGCGGAGAAATCGCGAAAGGGTGATAATACGTGCCTCGAGAAACCTCTTATCGCTCGCGTACTCGATCCTTCACTCGAAATACCGGTTCGTTTCTTATCTTCACACATTTGCTGGCGTATCGAATTCTCTTATCGACGCTCGCTCTCGTGAAATATACAAACATTGCGATTTGATGATTCAGTTCGAAAAACGGCGTGCGAGGATCAACTGTTCTTCTTTCGTTGCCTTACAATCACAAGAGTTAGATTCTTCCTGATAATCACAAGTCTCAGATTTTTCTCAGCAAACAGGCTGAGTCAAACGACGTCTTAGTAACATCCTCGTCATGTCTCCATCGTCAATAAGATATCACTGAAACGTCATCTTGTTAGCTGGATTCTAAagtgtttaatgttaaatatatcgTTAAGTCACGCAAGTTGCTCAAAGAAATcgcatttataacaaataatgtcTTTTATAAAAGCAGCGTACGAATGCTGCGAATGGGATTGTCTCGTCTCGAGTGTCATCTCATTGATGATCGAGTGCTATTCCACGCAGAGACTGTTAGCGTAACGCAGATGATACGTCGATGACTCCCATTGTACGTCGTTCGATTTTCTATCGCAATATAGATAAAGCAAATAAAACGGCTCAGCGATTCGCTCGAACGTGGAAATTTTCGATCGATTACGTAAGATTCTCGCGCGATATTTGAGTCGCGTAAAAATTTCTCGCGACAGATAAGATATTACGTTTACGTTTTAATGCGTTGTGTGGCGTGCATCACGAGTGCATCGGTAACGAGACAATGTATTGCGACACTTTTCCGGATGACGTGAATGGGAGCTTTGCGGAGGTGGAGAGAAGGGAAAGGCGACGGAGAAAGATCGCGAGGAATGCTCGTACGCATCACGAGCGAAGTCTCCTACCGGCGTGTGTGCGTTTACGTCACCTGCGAAGATTAGAATTCTAGCGTAagtgttttataattaatcgCACCCTGCCATGTGCCTTTATCAAGAATACGACTGACGAAGTGATTACCCGTGGAATCGACGAGGGTCAACAAAGCGACTATGGAGATAAATTATGTATGACTGctgtttatataaacacatTACTGAATCAATAAATCATCATACCGATATATGAGTACGATTGCATACCGGTCGAACTGGTGCTCGCAAATGTCCGTAATATTCGTACGTAATAGAATAACCGAAGTAAATgatgagaaaataaaaacaaaatgcaGTGGAACAGCTGTAAAAACCGGTTGTAATTCGACATCGTAAAGTAGAACGTGTTTGAATAGAGAGAGCTCACTGGATTAATCGATTAAAGTTTGATACGAGTTTCGAGTTTAGCACTTAACGAGTTAATTGTCTAATAATTGTTCAGTAGAgttataattgaattataagACGCGGTTACGGACACatacaggatgattattaaAGAATGTCCCTACTTTTTACCaaaggagcatgatttaccgacggatacgtatttctaacatattattatatcagaaattacaaatgcgtgctcctatggtaaaaagaggggaaattcattaataattactctGTATATGCCGAAAGAATACAGTTATAGCGCGGAGCGATTGGTTCGGCGCTTTTATATAATCAAAGGAAGATCAATATTACGTCTCATGTTTAGAAATTAGAGACCAGATTCTTATGCAAATTTTGTTCGAGAAAAAATGTTCGCGCGAGCGCGataaaaacaagaataatattTCGAGTTTAAACTTTAACGGTCATTTAGAAtttgagaataaatttatttaattaaagaaaatcaaattttaatacttgtatAATTTAAGTGCGTCAACAGATAATTGTGAcgtataattaacatatttcaAGATTAATATTACAAGTATCGAGCAACGAATcaaacgacaaaaaaattaagcagtttCGTATTTCAAGTTTGCGGAGAACAGCGTGAGAAATCGAATTATCGATTATCgtgaaagaattttaatatgcCCCACCGCGTAACATATCAATATGCCGATATCAGGCGGTCGGGTCAAAGGAAATTGCAAATGTCACTAGCAATTATAATAACACATTTTCGCACAACCGATTCTTTCTTTGTACGAAAAACGGCAAACGTTTTTCACATAAAGACTCGATAGACCTATGATATATCGATCGTCGCGTATATCATCTTAATGCGTTCCCGATGAAAAGCGTTTTTCATATCCTAATTCCAAGATCGCCTTCTAATGCACGGAGtatgtaaataaagataaagagaggAAAGGCTAAATGATTTTCTGTGGACACATCGTTATCTCGAGTTCCGTCGCATCGATGTCAATTAAAAATCCGTCGCTTTTCGTGTCCTCAAGCAAGAAGGCTAAATTTTCTGTTGGCACGTGCGGACAATTACGGTTAATAAACTATGAAAACAGAGCTCGACAGAGCAATTAATTACGAGGTCAAAGGCGAGAAGGCATTTGAAACGTGCAGTCTCACATCGTAACACGTGAGCGTTGCATCGAATATAGGGTGTATCCAATCACTCGGGTCACACTATCAGATTAAGCGTTTTATCCCGAATCTATCGATCCTGGTAATGCACCCATTCCCGCCGAGGGAttttgtaactcttaacgacaatATCGATATCTATTACATTATGTTGCCGTTGCGAAGATTTTGTAGAATCCCGCTACTGCCAGACCGAAATTCGCACAGAGTATCAAACTGTCATCACACTACTTgcactaaaatttattaattaaaaacaaatgatttattaattgaCCACGCCGCGGATCAACAAATCATTAGGATCGATAGATCCTAAAACATTTAATCTGCTACTGCAATTATGGATGATCGGATACACTCTGTATAGCAGAtaggttatttttaataactgcaCAAGTCAACGAGAAATGATCATTTTGATGATTCAATGTCGAAATCATCAAACTGATATCATTTCGATGTCAATTCGATAGGTCATTTCTCGTTGGGAAGTTGACTAAAGgaattgtattttattcttgCCATTCGCTATTGTGACACTTCGAATTCTTCTACGCGATTTAACAT from Solenopsis invicta isolate M01_SB chromosome 7, UNIL_Sinv_3.0, whole genome shotgun sequence harbors:
- the LOC105193570 gene encoding probable chitinase 10, whose product is MATWIILAWLVSLSSAVPSNRVPVREILPPPPPWDHQQQRGGSHLPSFRRDAVESSPILLTPGRLSNDLDYDEFGSHRYPLRDAVESLPANVLDVKSNPTFRNDYESDSKRWPLRDAVEHREAPFLGVDPDHESIWIEPVAPPTLRRAQQILEPKIVCRFNSEAVHRAEPFSLYPQNVPDYKCTHLIYSAATIDRKDSIVPNDPEYDRVKGGYNAATGLRLKDPALRVLISIQPNPHRSLIIQRNANLSNDFPLPESILKFLEEYRFDGIELDWPTAALDWPQFKILLKLIGAPLAKKGYTLAVALKPEDPVDPELVSIVDLIILKSWRDVQLACSSCEKTERHVLHPGPLSFIVRNASKWIEQVSAEQRSKIVLAIPVFGQGYTLKFGNLTNVGAPARRPGKEGAYTKWRDGKLAYYEVCEKLERGLWVSGRDEEGPYVKRGDQWIGYDDPISVKIKTAFVRAMGLGGVSLWSLDLDDFQGICGNPWPMLNAAVRSLGYYENAPTKKCPKDGLFRDPKSCYAFYSCVKGMLHHRQCGHNRFFDLMEGRCVTATPNEAIKICKDNVFDKIVSQDTSTTSQKKKLQQTGPRVACYMTSWALYRKGDGKFAPEHLDSSLCTDIVYAFAGLNPETLLTQPFDPWADIDNNLYQRVTSIKGSRVLLALGGWTDSSGDKYSRLISSGVTRRKFVIATVNFLKKYNFDGLSFEWSYPKCWQSDCKKGPDSDKPNFTKLIQELREEFNKQDPPLLLAVALSGYKEVIDKAYEVREISQAVDFMSVMTYDYHGAWESKLAHIAPLFGSPTDSKPYYNVNFTLNYLVGLGAEKSKLLIGIPLYGQSYRLSTASQAELGDPSTGPGKPGEFTKQPGMLAYYEICDRIKRHKWKAGVGPSAHFEDQWVGYEDRESVYAKGKYIIANGYGGATMWTVDLDDFQNLCCLESYPLLKTINRALGRLLTPISEGCERPPQPVTPQAPILTTHSDAADGNPQSTTPMTTSSTKATTWPTWTERPITTTTQQTTRTTWPSWIWTSQKPTNIPESVTKPSEITKPSTTPSSTTRAPTTRPTTTQEPIATSPETNCINGEYYRDPTNCGNYYRCDRGELKREQCAPGLHWDANRQLCDWPSAAKCQTDSSSTTSSPSWSSTKRPSTTTTRVTRPTSTTTTITTTTTTTTMATTKLTTSKPAVVMGPTQKPQKPCQHGQYYPYPNSCTSFLVCVNGDLVSQQCGPGLNWNTEKNMCDWAFKSPCAEKPHKNALLVDKDTAPAACISGSYSAVPGDCTSYQACLWGRQEVFSCAPGLHFNQETRICDWPSRAKCTDDDGDKEITTQPATTITSSRPSIPQKPTTQPAFTTETVSTTSTMSQPTSTLPPAIIDPDKVSPLSGYYKVVCYFTNWAWYRRGIGRYLPEHIDHTLCTHIVYGFAVLDYSELVIKAHDSWADYDNRFYERVVAYKKRGLKVLLALGGWNDSAGDKYSRLVNSPSSRKKFINHVIQFIEKYGFDGLDLDWEYPVCWQVNCNKGPDSDKESFAALLRELSAEFKPKGLLLSAAVSPSKKVIDKGYDVPALAKYLDWIAVMAYDYHGQWDKRTGHVAPLYYHPDDEFYYFNGNYSINYWISKGAPPRSIVMGMPLYGQSFTINDPRAGTGLNSPASAGNAGEFTRAAGFLSYYEICDRVRNRGWTVVQDAEGRMGPYAYKGSQWVSFDDKEMIRRKAQFVRDMGLGGGMVWALDLDDFRGRCNDGPHPLMRTIQQVLAEPSKKHDKPLKPASSPPPITPITVRPTQAIRPTTTVDRGTQDSSKNEDEFKVICYFTNWAWYRQEGGKFVPEDIDPDLCTHVLYGFSVLDGSSLTIKSHDPWADIDNKFYERVVEFKKKGLKVLMALGGWNDSAGDKYSKLVNSPSARRRFITQALDFIEKYGFEGLDLDWEYPVCWQVDCNKGPESDKQSFAEFVKELSDEFKPRGLLLSAAVSPSKRVIDAGYDVPVLSKYLDWISVMTYDFHGQWDKKTGHVAPLYGLPNDWEPTFNANFSIHYWIEKGANPKKIVMGAPLYGQSFSLAERKVHGLNAPTYGGGEAGEATRARGFLSYYEICERTLKKGWTIVQDRERRIGPYAYKGDQWVSFDDAQQIKLKAELIKKLGLAGGMVWALDLDDFKNRCGCEPSPLLRTMNRVLRNYPKGPLCPITEGTEVIVIDVSQTDIESTTTTKRPIYEPTTSEKPIYLPPSTVPTTTTEDPNIDDTIEIEASPPPPADCGGQLFIPHKDDCTKYYLCNFGKISEQSCPPGLYWNEDRCDWPENTKCKTAERQSSLSPRFKRSENVKNEKKVVCYYTNWAWRRASFGSFKPEDIDGQLCTHIVYAFATLDAQTFLLNIDDSTEFYRSFLNKTAEIKRSNDVKVLLGLGGWNDSKDDKYSRLAGDPQSRKNFAGYVEGVIEQYGFDGLDLDWEFPVCWQGDCSRGPRQDRENFLGLLRDLSEALTPKGLLLSIAVSANKIAVDRGYVNISQIAQYVDWVGVVAYDYHSGWGSETGHVASLYHHPDEISPFLNANFSVRYWIKKGMPAEKIVMGIPTYGSSFTLAEESQNQVRANASGPGEPGKFTRSAGFLAYHEICDNVKNDGWVVTKDPEGRVGPYASKHDQWVSYDDVSNVVKKAELIKELNLGGGMIWSMDLDDFKGLCGCGRFPLLTALNRGLGKGDGNTTDCT